From Deltaproteobacteria bacterium, one genomic window encodes:
- the zwf gene encoding glucose-6-phosphate dehydrogenase, which translates to MAKVEDSSPAQATIKATEREKKSPCQIERATEPCAIVIFGASGDLTKRKLIPSLFRLYINGLLPSEFLIVGTGRKDMGNDAFRDKMKKALGNDSAFKNKENKIKEFLSTLYYEQLDYSDLTAYEKLSHKLKELESEGIPGGNRIYYLSTPPSVYTTITENLGLSHLSMENGGWRRIVIEKPFGRDLDSARALNAHIRHYFKENQIFRIDHYLGKETVQDILMFRFANSIFEPIWDRRYIDHVQITTAESIGIENRAGYYDKSGVMRDMFQNHMLQLVALTAMEPPAAFEADAVRDEKVKVLRSIRPIPLSEINKHLALGQYDKGAIDDNAVISYRDEEDIKDNSHTATYAAIKLYLDNWRWKGVPFYLRSGKRLARRKTEIAVQFRHVPHFMFRNVMEDEINPNTLVFTIQPDEGIKLTLQTKMPGTKVCLREVVMDFKYKDFYSGAGVDAYERVLIDCLEGDHTLFVREDGVDYAWKLLTPVLEAIESDPKSAPFEMYESGSQGPELADRLIGKDGRKWRGL; encoded by the coding sequence ATGGCTAAGGTTGAAGATAGCTCCCCCGCTCAGGCAACCATTAAAGCAACTGAGAGAGAAAAAAAATCACCCTGTCAAATTGAAAGGGCCACAGAACCCTGCGCAATCGTCATCTTCGGCGCATCGGGAGACCTGACGAAGAGAAAGCTCATCCCCTCCCTATTCAGGCTTTATATTAACGGTCTCCTGCCCTCTGAATTTCTCATTGTCGGAACAGGACGAAAGGACATGGGCAATGACGCTTTCAGAGATAAAATGAAAAAGGCCCTCGGCAATGATTCTGCTTTTAAAAACAAAGAGAATAAAATAAAAGAATTCCTGTCAACACTCTACTATGAGCAGCTTGATTATTCCGACCTTACTGCTTATGAAAAACTGTCTCATAAACTCAAGGAACTTGAAAGCGAAGGCATTCCCGGCGGGAACAGGATTTACTACCTTTCAACGCCACCTTCCGTCTATACGACGATTACGGAAAATCTCGGTCTCTCCCACCTCTCCATGGAAAACGGCGGCTGGCGCAGAATCGTTATTGAAAAACCCTTCGGCCGGGACCTTGATTCTGCAAGAGCGCTGAATGCCCACATTCGTCATTATTTTAAGGAAAACCAGATTTTCAGGATAGATCATTATCTTGGAAAAGAGACGGTACAGGACATTCTCATGTTCCGCTTTGCCAACAGCATTTTTGAACCCATCTGGGACAGGCGCTACATCGACCATGTGCAGATTACGACAGCCGAATCGATAGGAATCGAAAACAGGGCCGGTTATTACGATAAATCGGGCGTTATGCGGGACATGTTCCAGAACCACATGCTGCAACTCGTAGCACTGACAGCCATGGAGCCGCCTGCCGCCTTTGAGGCCGATGCCGTGAGAGATGAAAAGGTAAAGGTCTTAAGGTCGATTCGCCCTATCCCTTTGAGTGAAATAAATAAGCACCTTGCCCTCGGGCAATACGACAAAGGCGCGATAGATGATAACGCCGTTATTTCCTACAGGGATGAAGAGGACATAAAGGATAACTCCCATACAGCCACCTACGCAGCTATCAAGCTTTACCTGGACAACTGGCGCTGGAAGGGCGTTCCCTTCTACCTGCGCTCCGGGAAAAGACTGGCAAGGCGAAAAACGGAAATTGCCGTCCAGTTCCGGCATGTGCCCCACTTCATGTTCAGAAACGTCATGGAAGATGAGATCAATCCCAATACGCTCGTTTTTACCATTCAGCCTGACGAGGGAATAAAACTTACGCTACAGACCAAGATGCCCGGCACAAAGGTCTGTCTCAGGGAAGTGGTAATGGACTTTAAATACAAGGATTTTTACAGCGGTGCCGGCGTCGATGCCTATGAAAGAGTCCTCATCGATTGCCTCGAAGGGGACCATACCCTCTTTGTCCGTGAAGACGGCGTCGATTATGCCTGGAAGCTCCTCACGCCGGTGCTTGAAGCGATAGAATCGGACCCGAAATCTGCACCTTTTGAAATGTATGAGTCGGGAAGCCAGGGGCCTGAACTGGCAGACAGGCTTATCGGCAAGGATGGACGCAAGTGGCGGGGGCTTTAA
- the gnd gene encoding decarboxylating 6-phosphogluconate dehydrogenase — translation MQLAIVGLGRMGANMARRLLKGGHEVMVYNRSPEKTDELVSEGAGGCYSLEEVAHRLKPPRIIWLMLPAGEIVDNHIKEFTKYIDKGDIIVEGGNSYYKDDTRRSEILAKKGIVYIDAGVSGGIWGLEIGYCTMVGGEKEAFNHIEPILKTLAPEGGYLHCGPSGAGHFVKMVHNGVEYGMMQAYAEGFEILKGSPYGNKLDMGRVSHLWNRGSVVRSWLLELCEEAFSKDPELEEIRGYVEDSGEGRWTVQQAVESGVPAPVITLSLFERFRSRMENTFADRVLAAMRREFGGHAVVRKGEESKLTSKGAGAVSHARADKE, via the coding sequence ATGCAGCTAGCTATAGTCGGTTTGGGAAGAATGGGAGCCAACATGGCAAGACGCCTTCTAAAAGGTGGTCATGAGGTCATGGTTTATAACCGGAGTCCGGAAAAAACCGATGAACTTGTATCGGAAGGGGCCGGCGGCTGCTATAGCCTGGAGGAAGTGGCACATCGCCTTAAACCGCCAAGAATCATCTGGCTTATGCTTCCTGCCGGAGAAATCGTCGATAATCATATTAAGGAATTTACAAAATACATTGATAAAGGAGACATTATCGTCGAAGGGGGAAACAGTTACTACAAGGACGACACAAGACGATCGGAAATACTGGCAAAGAAAGGAATAGTCTACATCGATGCCGGTGTGAGCGGCGGCATCTGGGGCCTTGAAATCGGTTACTGCACCATGGTGGGTGGCGAAAAAGAAGCCTTTAATCACATAGAACCCATTTTAAAAACGCTGGCTCCCGAAGGAGGCTACCTTCATTGCGGCCCTTCCGGCGCAGGGCATTTCGTCAAGATGGTCCATAACGGCGTTGAATACGGCATGATGCAGGCCTATGCCGAGGGTTTCGAAATACTCAAAGGGTCACCCTACGGCAACAAGCTGGACATGGGCCGGGTATCACACCTCTGGAACCGGGGAAGCGTGGTCCGGTCATGGCTTCTCGAACTTTGCGAAGAAGCGTTCTCAAAAGATCCCGAACTAGAGGAAATCCGGGGCTATGTAGAAGACTCCGGTGAAGGAAGATGGACGGTGCAGCAGGCCGTTGAGTCCGGAGTCCCTGCCCCGGTCATTACGCTTTCTCTTTTTGAAAGATTCCGTTCCCGCATGGAAAACACCTTTGCCGACAGGGTCCTTGCCGCCATGAGGCGGGAATTTGGAGGCCATGCCGTGGTGAGGAAGGGTGAGGAGAGTAAGCTCACCTCAAAAGGAGCAGGAGCAGTAAGCCATGCCAGGGCAGACAAGGAGTAA
- a CDS encoding YfhL family 4Fe-4S dicluster ferredoxin, with product MALMINEDCVNCGVCEPECPNDAISEGDDIYVIDPDLCTECHGAFDEAQCVSVCPVDSCVPDPNHEEDTAALQAKYDKIHGS from the coding sequence ATGGCTTTAATGATAAATGAAGATTGCGTCAACTGCGGTGTCTGTGAACCCGAGTGCCCCAATGACGCAATTTCAGAAGGTGATGACATTTACGTAATAGACCCTGATCTCTGTACCGAGTGTCACGGAGCCTTTGATGAGGCACAGTGTGTCAGTGTGTGTCCCGTAGATTCATGTGTCCCCGATCCAAATCATGAAGAGGATACTGCTGCTCTTCAGGCGAAATACGACAAGATTCACGGATCTTAA
- a CDS encoding alpha/beta fold hydrolase, protein MSESDKNKYKINAQNYKFTYSALKVLINLSPLNLNIHGLTDQSSSGSIFLFNHFTRFETFIPQYVLYDRKKVFCRSVADASLFNDSMLRDYLSSVGAVPDNLPNMMDFMVEELNHGHKLVIFPEGAMIKDRRVRDRKGRLNIYKREGGYRRKPHTGAAVIALKSRMLRDLYLMAREKNDDVMVKYYRSKFSTFKTIEETDAFAKKSVEIIPANITFYPMRRDENILEKYVQKYSGVKSKRILEELKIEGNILLKQTDMDVRFGNPIRVEDYLARGYKIILKLRYDADLLTRGKGRFLTKITPELVRKKFDSAIYGWIRKCTEKIRDDYMEAIYDLTTINLGHLIAHALYDLNRKNKKREFQIEYLRSLLFACICDLRNVFDLHLHRSIKKRDYINSIITGDEPHLLKMLERFEKAGILEIKEKRSFILKEKLEEDFPFDVIRIENPAMVLDNEAQSVPKAIEAIDRLYSDEKSVIEEKVSLLLERRAHKIFEGDLLKFTAPEYDDINKSEKRTSSGEPFFYRTGKAYKKRRGVLLVHGFSANPAEMKVIGEGLFKKGYEVYGLRLPGHGTSPADMRERSRKEWLKEVSLGLALISRYCPRFFVIGNSMGALLSLMAMTASPVIVSGFVAIAPAFRVKDKRLPYVTYVDAAQRLYRVFAELKADWPYINSMPENPDINYSQIPYHGLFELYQTTRESRDYIEKLNVPTLFIQAEHEFTVDPKATYEAFERVPAQDKSLLKVDIDKHVITLDEELPVFDAIVEFLGKR, encoded by the coding sequence ATGTCAGAGTCCGATAAAAACAAATATAAAATTAATGCCCAAAATTACAAGTTTACCTATTCCGCCCTAAAGGTCCTTATCAATTTATCTCCGCTTAATTTAAACATTCACGGCCTCACCGACCAGAGCAGCAGCGGAAGCATTTTCCTTTTTAACCACTTTACAAGATTCGAGACCTTCATTCCCCAGTACGTACTCTACGACAGAAAAAAGGTTTTCTGCCGCTCTGTTGCAGATGCCTCCCTTTTCAACGATTCCATGCTCCGTGATTATTTAAGCAGTGTAGGCGCTGTGCCCGATAATCTTCCCAACATGATGGACTTCATGGTAGAGGAACTTAACCATGGGCATAAGCTGGTCATTTTCCCGGAAGGAGCCATGATCAAGGACCGCAGGGTCCGTGACCGGAAAGGAAGGCTGAATATCTATAAGAGAGAGGGTGGTTACAGGAGGAAGCCTCACACAGGAGCTGCCGTTATTGCTCTCAAGAGCAGAATGCTCCGCGACCTCTACCTCATGGCAAGAGAGAAGAATGATGATGTCATGGTTAAATACTACAGGAGCAAGTTTTCCACCTTCAAAACGATAGAGGAAACAGATGCTTTTGCAAAAAAGAGTGTTGAAATAATTCCTGCCAACATTACCTTCTATCCTATGAGAAGAGATGAAAATATCCTTGAAAAATATGTGCAGAAATATTCAGGCGTAAAATCAAAGAGAATTCTCGAAGAACTGAAGATCGAGGGAAATATTCTTCTTAAACAGACCGATATGGACGTGCGTTTCGGCAACCCCATCAGGGTTGAAGATTACCTTGCCAGGGGCTACAAAATCATATTAAAACTTCGCTATGATGCGGACCTGCTTACCAGGGGAAAGGGGAGGTTTCTTACAAAAATAACACCTGAACTGGTTAGAAAAAAGTTTGACTCTGCCATCTATGGCTGGATCAGGAAATGCACGGAAAAAATAAGAGATGACTATATGGAGGCCATTTATGACCTGACTACAATCAACCTCGGCCACCTCATCGCCCATGCGCTCTATGATCTTAACCGGAAAAATAAAAAGAGAGAGTTTCAAATAGAATATTTAAGATCGCTTCTCTTTGCCTGCATATGCGATCTTAGAAATGTATTTGACCTTCACCTGCACAGGAGCATTAAAAAAAGAGATTACATTAACTCCATCATTACAGGAGATGAACCTCATCTCCTCAAGATGCTTGAACGTTTTGAAAAAGCAGGGATACTGGAAATCAAAGAAAAAAGGTCCTTTATCTTAAAAGAAAAGCTGGAAGAAGATTTCCCCTTTGACGTTATACGCATAGAAAATCCGGCCATGGTCCTTGACAATGAGGCCCAATCCGTTCCCAAAGCCATCGAGGCAATTGACAGGCTCTACAGCGATGAAAAAAGTGTCATCGAGGAAAAAGTTTCCCTCTTGCTGGAGCGCAGGGCCCATAAAATTTTTGAAGGCGACCTGCTCAAATTTACCGCCCCGGAATATGACGACATCAATAAATCAGAAAAAAGAACAAGCTCGGGAGAACCCTTTTTTTACCGTACGGGAAAAGCATATAAAAAAAGACGGGGCGTGCTGCTTGTCCATGGTTTTTCGGCAAACCCTGCTGAAATGAAGGTTATCGGTGAAGGGCTCTTTAAAAAAGGGTACGAAGTCTATGGCCTGCGGCTGCCGGGCCACGGCACATCACCGGCTGATATGAGGGAAAGAAGCAGGAAAGAATGGCTGAAAGAAGTTTCCCTCGGTCTTGCGCTGATTTCCCGGTACTGCCCCAGGTTCTTCGTCATCGGGAATTCGATGGGTGCACTCCTTAGTCTCATGGCAATGACTGCAAGCCCTGTCATTGTATCAGGCTTTGTGGCCATTGCTCCCGCTTTCAGGGTAAAGGACAAGCGATTGCCATACGTTACCTATGTCGATGCAGCACAAAGGCTTTACAGGGTCTTTGCAGAATTAAAAGCGGACTGGCCTTACATTAATTCGATGCCCGAAAACCCTGACATCAACTACAGCCAGATCCCCTACCATGGGCTCTTTGAACTCTACCAGACAACAAGAGAATCAAGAGACTACATTGAAAAACTCAATGTGCCCACACTTTTTATTCAGGCGGAACATGAGTTTACGGTAGATCCCAAAGCAACTTATGAAGCTTTTGAAAGAGTTCCTGCTCAAGATAAAAGCTTGTTGAAAGTAGATATCGACAAACACGTCATCACTCTTGACGAAGAGTTGCCCGTATTTGATGCCATAGTGGAGTTTCTGGGGAAAAGATAA
- the argS gene encoding arginine--tRNA ligase, with amino-acid sequence MKSSITELFSHAVEKSFHGEHGLPSVFLERPKNKEHGDYALNIAMVLASKLKKNPREIAKTIIENVVDEDNIIKELGIAGPGFINITLSERYWQGILTNIYEAGERYGEGTIGNNEKVNIEFVSANPTGPLHVGHGRGAAVGDALARVLSAAGFDVTREYYWNDAGSQIRNLGVSINYRVREKRGIDSKGIPFPDYGYQGDYVEKVALTLIDESLLDFDKVGFLSDDELVDSSNPLALSSGFAASKILKSRIMGTLKSFGGIVFDVEQSEKELHEIGEVASAIDYLDKKGLIKVEAGAKWFKSSDFGDEKDRVVVKEDGSLTYLAADIAYHKKKLDGGFDRIIDVWGADHHGYIPRVKGAIEAMGSDPGKFDVLLIQMVTLTREGKPVPMSKRSGSFVTLNEVIEEVGSDAARFFFLMRRYDSQLEFDLELAKKSTADNPVFYVQYMHARICSILGHAKEASLEIPSPASVNLALLLEAEEIDIIKQLAAYPEVVEGSALSMEPHRLTIYLTNLAIAFHSYYNKTRIVVDDKELSRARLFMVCGVKTVVKNALALLGISAPEKM; translated from the coding sequence ATGAAATCATCAATTACGGAACTATTCAGTCATGCCGTGGAAAAAAGCTTTCACGGGGAACATGGCCTGCCTTCTGTCTTTCTTGAGAGGCCGAAAAACAAGGAACATGGTGACTATGCCCTCAATATTGCCATGGTTCTTGCCTCCAAGCTAAAGAAAAATCCGAGAGAAATTGCAAAAACGATCATAGAAAACGTTGTCGATGAAGATAATATTATCAAAGAACTTGGCATTGCCGGTCCGGGTTTTATCAATATTACCCTGTCGGAACGATACTGGCAGGGCATACTGACCAATATTTACGAAGCGGGTGAGCGATATGGTGAAGGGACTATCGGTAACAATGAAAAGGTAAATATCGAGTTTGTCAGCGCCAATCCGACGGGGCCCCTTCATGTCGGTCACGGCAGAGGCGCCGCCGTGGGAGATGCCCTTGCAAGGGTACTCTCGGCAGCCGGCTTTGACGTGACAAGGGAATATTACTGGAATGATGCCGGCAGCCAGATCAGGAACCTCGGCGTATCCATAAACTATAGGGTCCGTGAAAAAAGAGGCATTGATTCAAAAGGCATTCCCTTTCCCGATTATGGTTATCAGGGTGACTATGTAGAAAAGGTGGCTTTAACATTAATCGATGAATCGTTACTTGATTTTGATAAAGTCGGTTTTCTCAGTGATGATGAACTTGTCGATTCGTCCAATCCTCTTGCCTTGTCTTCGGGCTTTGCCGCCTCGAAAATACTTAAGTCCCGGATTATGGGCACGCTGAAAAGCTTCGGCGGGATTGTTTTTGACGTGGAGCAGAGTGAAAAGGAACTCCATGAAATTGGAGAAGTTGCATCGGCCATCGATTACCTCGATAAAAAGGGGCTTATTAAAGTGGAAGCCGGCGCCAAATGGTTTAAGTCGAGCGATTTTGGCGATGAGAAGGACAGGGTTGTTGTTAAGGAAGATGGTTCCCTTACCTATCTTGCGGCAGATATTGCCTACCACAAAAAGAAGCTCGACGGAGGTTTTGACAGGATCATCGATGTGTGGGGCGCTGATCATCACGGTTACATACCGAGAGTAAAAGGGGCCATTGAGGCCATGGGCTCTGATCCCGGCAAGTTTGACGTTCTTCTTATCCAGATGGTTACTCTTACGAGGGAGGGCAAGCCTGTTCCCATGTCGAAACGGTCGGGTTCTTTTGTTACCCTTAACGAGGTTATCGAAGAGGTTGGAAGTGATGCGGCCAGGTTTTTCTTTCTTATGAGGCGCTATGACAGCCAGCTTGAATTCGACCTTGAGCTTGCCAAGAAAAGTACGGCTGACAATCCCGTATTCTATGTTCAGTATATGCATGCAAGAATATGCAGCATTCTCGGTCATGCAAAAGAGGCTTCCCTGGAAATTCCTTCTCCCGCGTCGGTGAATCTTGCCCTCCTTTTAGAAGCCGAAGAAATAGATATTATCAAGCAACTTGCCGCCTATCCTGAAGTGGTGGAAGGCAGCGCCCTTTCCATGGAGCCTCACAGGCTGACTATTTACCTGACTAACCTTGCTATTGCTTTCCACAGTTACTACAATAAAACAAGGATAGTCGTTGATGATAAAGAACTCAGCCGGGCCAGGCTTTTTATGGTTTGCGGCGTAAAGACGGTTGTGAAAAATGCGCTTGCCCTTCTCGGTATCTCCGCACCTGAAAAAATGTAG
- a CDS encoding SPOR domain-containing protein translates to MRKTQKKLVFELNAKQILLVLTGLFIVGFMVFKIGVVTGSRAARAEMLQARLKEDPRRKITAPSLLKKEKTVHKEKKKLEIEGILLKANEEDKKKEQKKKLPRPEKVKAEEKKRVASSEKKARPGTVKVKPPKVTDKHYFVQVASFPNSADARKRGAELESKGYRVVIVKADIPGKGTYHRVRLGPFGSLAKAKSFALKFEKKEKASTFIPID, encoded by the coding sequence ATGAGGAAAACACAGAAAAAACTTGTTTTTGAACTCAATGCAAAGCAGATTCTCCTTGTTTTGACCGGCCTCTTTATTGTTGGTTTTATGGTGTTTAAAATCGGCGTTGTTACCGGTTCCAGGGCTGCCAGGGCAGAGATGCTGCAAGCCAGGCTGAAGGAAGACCCCCGCCGGAAGATCACGGCGCCTTCACTGTTGAAGAAAGAAAAAACAGTTCATAAAGAGAAGAAAAAGCTTGAAATAGAAGGCATTCTCTTAAAGGCAAATGAAGAGGATAAAAAGAAGGAACAGAAAAAAAAGTTACCCCGGCCCGAAAAGGTAAAGGCTGAGGAAAAAAAGAGGGTGGCGTCATCTGAAAAAAAAGCACGCCCCGGAACGGTTAAAGTTAAACCGCCAAAGGTAACGGATAAGCATTACTTTGTTCAGGTTGCCTCCTTCCCCAATAGCGCCGATGCCCGTAAGCGAGGGGCAGAACTGGAGAGCAAAGGTTACCGTGTCGTTATTGTCAAGGCGGATATTCCCGGAAAAGGAACTTATCACAGGGTCCGGCTGGGACCCTTTGGCTCGCTTGCCAAAGCGAAATCTTTTGCCCTTAAGTTTGAAAAGAAGGAAAAGGCCTCGACATTTATTCCGATTGACTAG
- a CDS encoding leucyl aminopeptidase, whose amino-acid sequence MELKVLRKNLIVHKTECLIIGRFEGRGENPLIDEIDEVMDGLISSATKSGDFKGKLNQTVVFYSGGKLSAERILLIGLGNKREFNRDKLREASGTAASKAKKMGVKILSTTLTEMTAEILTPPDSAQTVVEGTMLSLYAFDDFKTDKKEKSKRIKLLNIVLPLKCKGPGKIEKGALKGLKLSESVYFARDLISNPGNVATPSYIAKKTRDMAKERGIKTRVLEKEDMKELGMGALLGVSRGSSEPPKLIILEYWGGKEKDQPYVLAGKAVTFDSGGISIKPSPGMEEMKTDMSGGAAAIGAVMAAASLKLPVNLIALVPATENLPGGRAYKPGDILTSMSGQTIEVLNTDAEGRLILADALTYAERFKPKAVIDIATLTGACIIALGNHASGLLGNNEGLKKELVKAGEESGEKLWELPLWEPYKKQISSDVADMKNVGGKAAGAITAAAFLDKFATKYHWAHIDIAGTAWEKKGKPFIPKGAAGVGIRLIIRYLENTLSS is encoded by the coding sequence ATGGAGTTAAAGGTTTTAAGAAAAAATTTGATTGTCCATAAAACAGAGTGTCTCATTATTGGACGTTTTGAAGGCAGGGGAGAAAACCCTCTCATTGATGAAATCGATGAAGTCATGGACGGGCTGATCTCAAGCGCAACAAAATCGGGCGATTTCAAAGGAAAGCTTAACCAGACCGTTGTTTTTTATAGCGGCGGCAAGCTATCGGCAGAAAGAATCCTTCTCATCGGCCTTGGAAACAAGCGTGAATTCAACAGGGACAAACTAAGAGAAGCTTCAGGCACGGCCGCATCTAAAGCCAAAAAAATGGGCGTTAAAATCTTATCTACCACGCTTACAGAGATGACGGCGGAAATATTAACCCCTCCCGACTCGGCGCAGACAGTTGTTGAAGGGACCATGCTTTCTCTTTATGCTTTCGATGATTTCAAAACAGACAAAAAAGAAAAATCAAAAAGAATCAAACTATTAAATATCGTTTTGCCCCTCAAATGCAAGGGACCCGGAAAAATCGAAAAAGGCGCATTAAAGGGCCTCAAACTGTCTGAAAGCGTTTATTTTGCAAGAGATCTCATCTCAAACCCCGGCAACGTAGCGACACCTTCCTATATTGCCAAAAAAACCCGGGACATGGCTAAGGAAAGGGGAATTAAAACAAGGGTGCTCGAAAAAGAAGATATGAAAGAACTGGGAATGGGCGCCCTGCTGGGCGTTTCCCGGGGAAGTTCCGAACCTCCCAAACTGATTATTCTCGAATATTGGGGAGGGAAAGAGAAGGATCAGCCTTACGTCCTTGCAGGAAAGGCCGTTACCTTTGACAGCGGAGGTATTTCCATAAAGCCTTCTCCCGGCATGGAAGAGATGAAAACAGACATGTCGGGAGGAGCGGCAGCTATCGGCGCAGTAATGGCAGCGGCATCCCTAAAGCTCCCTGTCAATCTCATCGCCCTTGTGCCTGCCACGGAAAACCTGCCCGGAGGGCGGGCTTACAAACCGGGAGACATTTTAACATCCATGTCAGGTCAGACTATTGAAGTTTTGAACACAGATGCAGAAGGGAGGCTCATACTGGCCGATGCGCTGACCTATGCTGAACGTTTCAAGCCCAAAGCCGTTATTGATATTGCGACCCTCACAGGCGCCTGCATTATTGCCCTGGGCAACCATGCATCAGGACTGCTCGGAAACAATGAAGGCCTTAAAAAAGAGCTTGTCAAGGCCGGTGAAGAATCAGGGGAAAAACTATGGGAGTTACCTCTTTGGGAACCTTACAAAAAACAGATCAGCAGCGATGTGGCCGACATGAAGAATGTAGGCGGCAAGGCAGCAGGCGCCATAACAGCTGCCGCCTTTCTCGACAAGTTTGCAACTAAATATCACTGGGCTCATATCGACATTGCAGGAACAGCCTGGGAAAAAAAGGGAAAACCTTTCATACCGAAGGGAGCAGCCGGGGTGGGCATCAGGCTTATCATCAGGTACCTTGAAAATACGCTTTCATCCTGA
- the gap gene encoding type I glyceraldehyde-3-phosphate dehydrogenase, giving the protein MSVKVGINGFGRIGRNVFRVLSKNNNIEVVAINDLTDAGTLAHLLKYDSVQGIFDAAIEAREHSIVVNGKEIAISAERDPAAIPWKDNGVDVVLECTGLFTKREAASKHLAGDVKKVIISAPATDPDLTVVVGVNDSEYDGSKHSIISNASCTTNCLAPVARVLEENFGIKRGLMTTIHSYTNDQNILDLPHKDMRRARAAALSMIPTTTGAAKAVSLVLPELKGKLDGMAVRVPTPNVSLVDLVAELDKEVTAEEINGAVKAASEGKMKGILQYCNEPLVSIDFNGNPHSSIFDAKSTVVIEKNLVKVLSWYDNEWGFSNRMVDLLEIITK; this is encoded by the coding sequence ATGTCTGTAAAAGTTGGGATCAACGGGTTTGGCAGGATTGGCAGGAATGTTTTCAGAGTGTTGAGTAAGAATAATAATATTGAGGTGGTGGCTATAAATGATTTAACCGATGCAGGAACGCTGGCCCACCTTTTGAAATATGATTCCGTTCAGGGTATTTTCGATGCCGCTATTGAAGCAAGGGAACACTCCATCGTTGTGAACGGGAAAGAGATTGCCATCAGTGCGGAAAGAGATCCCGCTGCTATTCCCTGGAAGGACAACGGTGTCGATGTCGTTCTTGAATGCACAGGGTTGTTTACTAAAAGAGAGGCCGCTTCAAAGCATTTGGCTGGTGATGTTAAGAAGGTGATTATCTCTGCGCCGGCGACAGACCCTGACCTTACTGTCGTTGTCGGCGTCAATGATTCCGAGTATGACGGCAGTAAGCACAGCATTATATCCAATGCGTCCTGTACGACCAATTGCCTGGCCCCTGTCGCCAGGGTGCTTGAGGAGAACTTTGGCATAAAGCGGGGTCTGATGACGACCATTCATTCTTATACAAATGACCAGAATATTCTGGACCTTCCTCATAAGGATATGCGGCGAGCCAGAGCGGCTGCACTTTCCATGATTCCCACAACAACGGGCGCTGCAAAAGCCGTTTCACTTGTTTTGCCTGAACTGAAAGGCAAGCTTGACGGGATGGCTGTCAGGGTTCCCACACCGAACGTATCCCTCGTTGATCTGGTGGCAGAGCTTGATAAAGAAGTGACTGCTGAAGAGATTAACGGCGCCGTCAAGGCGGCATCGGAGGGAAAGATGAAGGGGATATTGCAGTATTGCAATGAACCTCTTGTCTCTATCGACTTTAACGGTAATCCTCACTCCTCTATTTTTGATGCAAAGTCGACAGTGGTGATTGAGAAAAACCTCGTAAAGGTGCTTTCCTGGTATGATAACGAGTGGGGCTTCTCAAACCGAATGGTAGATTTGCTGGAAATTATCACCAAATAG